Proteins encoded by one window of Thermobaculum terrenum ATCC BAA-798:
- a CDS encoding thiamine diphosphokinase: MLAVLVSGGEISSPELFSPLFREADFLVAVDSGYHLFQVAGVKPNLLVGDLDSISPEMLAHAREAAVDLITFPTEKDYTDTELAIKQAVDNGCSTILVVAPFGDRIDHTLANVLLLTSPKFRNYDLRLLNEFQEVRLIKGSISIRSHPGEVISLLPLSDVVEGITTAGLYYRLQDANMIRGPALGISNVATSEIVSVSVVSGDLLLVRIFQNGLDPSEYIRNELGCKSLD; the protein is encoded by the coding sequence ATGCTAGCGGTGCTTGTATCCGGGGGCGAGATCTCCTCTCCAGAGCTATTCTCACCCTTATTTAGGGAAGCGGATTTTCTTGTAGCAGTTGATTCGGGTTATCATTTGTTTCAGGTAGCAGGAGTCAAGCCCAACCTATTGGTTGGTGATCTTGACTCCATCTCTCCGGAGATGCTTGCCCATGCTCGAGAAGCTGCAGTTGACCTAATAACATTCCCAACCGAAAAGGATTATACAGATACTGAATTGGCCATAAAGCAAGCTGTCGATAATGGCTGTTCAACCATATTGGTCGTAGCTCCTTTTGGAGATAGGATAGACCATACTTTGGCCAATGTTCTCCTATTGACCTCTCCTAAGTTTAGGAATTATGACCTGAGATTGCTCAATGAGTTTCAGGAAGTGCGCCTTATTAAAGGGTCTATAAGCATTCGCTCTCACCCTGGAGAGGTTATATCCTTATTGCCTCTGTCGGATGTGGTTGAGGGCATAACTACTGCTGGACTCTATTACAGGTTGCAAGATGCTAACATGATTAGGGGGCCAGCTTTGGGAATCAGCAATGTAGCTACTTCAGAGATAGTGTCAGTTTCTGTTGTTTCTGGTGATCTACTTCTAGTTCGGATTTTCCAGAACGGCCTGGATCCTAGTGAATATATACGTAATGAGCTTGGGTGTAAGTCGCTAGATTAA
- the trxB gene encoding thioredoxin-disulfide reductase — translation MAQTDTRSVIIIGSGPAGYTAAIYAARANLSPLVLAGSQMGGQLMITTDVENYPGFPDGVQGPELMALFQQQAERFGAEIVPVDVTKVDFSSRPFKVWTDEEEYSALSVIIATGASAKFLGVPGESEFMGRGVSACATCDGFFFRDKKVVVVGGGDVAMEEALFLTRYASSVTVIHRRDQLRASKIMQERAKSNPKIDFIWNTVVEEILGDQNVKAIKVRNVVTGELREIPVDGVFVAIGHKPNTDIFVGQVELDEKGYIKAQDSWSTATNVDGVFAAGDVRDHKYRQAVTAAGDGCKAAMDAERWLESQGVQVDISDEIYSLPK, via the coding sequence ATGGCTCAGACTGATACTAGAAGCGTGATAATCATAGGTTCTGGTCCAGCTGGATATACAGCTGCTATTTATGCTGCTAGAGCCAACCTAAGTCCTCTGGTCCTCGCTGGTAGCCAAATGGGTGGCCAGCTGATGATAACGACCGATGTAGAAAACTATCCTGGCTTTCCTGATGGTGTTCAAGGTCCTGAGCTAATGGCTCTATTCCAGCAACAGGCAGAAAGATTTGGGGCTGAAATAGTACCGGTGGATGTGACCAAGGTTGATTTCTCGTCGCGTCCGTTTAAGGTTTGGACTGATGAAGAGGAATACTCTGCTCTATCTGTGATCATTGCCACTGGAGCATCTGCCAAGTTTTTGGGTGTTCCAGGTGAGTCGGAATTTATGGGAAGAGGTGTATCAGCATGCGCCACTTGTGATGGCTTTTTCTTCAGAGACAAGAAGGTGGTGGTAGTTGGTGGTGGCGACGTAGCTATGGAGGAAGCACTATTCCTGACTCGATACGCTAGCTCTGTGACCGTCATACATAGAAGGGATCAGCTACGGGCTAGCAAAATAATGCAGGAAAGGGCTAAATCCAATCCCAAGATAGATTTCATCTGGAACACAGTGGTTGAAGAGATACTAGGGGATCAAAATGTCAAGGCTATAAAAGTTCGTAACGTCGTTACAGGAGAGTTGAGAGAAATCCCCGTTGATGGTGTTTTCGTAGCGATCGGACACAAACCTAACACCGATATATTTGTTGGTCAGGTAGAACTGGATGAGAAAGGCTACATAAAGGCCCAAGATTCATGGAGTACAGCTACCAACGTAGATGGGGTATTTGCAGCAGGAGACGTGCGCGATCACAAGTACCGTCAGGCTGTGACAGCTGCTGGTGATGGATGCAAGGCTGCGATGGACGCCGAAAGGTGGTTGGAATCTCAAGGCGTGCAAGTAGACATAAGTGATGAAATTTATTCGCTACCAAAATGA
- a CDS encoding M24 family metallopeptidase, whose amino-acid sequence MNELDQKLEAIRQLLENSQLDALVLRRVSSFAWATCGASSYVNTASELGTATIVITQDSKYLITNRIEAPRLSKEEKLEEQGWTFIVDDWYSEQTSLSKLIVGKRVGADFSSKDFVDVSIDIARLRSRLLLPEQERFRQLGKICAEAMNAAIHKITPGQSEHEIAAILAYETESRGAWPIVDLVAVDDRVYDYRHPLPTDKRLSKYAMLVLCGRKWGLVCSITRLIHFGKLPEDLAIKQSAVANVDAALIHHTRPNTRLSDVFTHAIHAYKQNGFADEWKLHHQGGIAGYESREFFGTPTSQEIVYEGQAYAWNPSITGVKSEDTILVGADNNEVLTDITDWPKIEVDIDGHKIYRPAILEIS is encoded by the coding sequence ATGAACGAATTGGATCAAAAGCTTGAAGCAATAAGACAGCTGCTAGAGAATAGCCAGCTCGATGCCTTGGTTCTAAGAAGAGTCAGCTCGTTCGCTTGGGCTACCTGCGGCGCATCAAGTTATGTAAATACAGCATCCGAGCTCGGTACAGCTACGATCGTGATCACCCAGGATAGCAAGTACCTGATTACCAATAGAATCGAGGCACCGAGGCTTTCTAAAGAAGAGAAATTAGAGGAACAGGGATGGACGTTCATAGTGGATGATTGGTACAGTGAACAAACGTCTCTATCCAAGCTAATTGTTGGTAAAAGGGTTGGAGCCGACTTCTCAAGTAAAGATTTTGTGGATGTATCAATAGATATAGCTCGTCTGAGGTCCAGGCTTTTGCTTCCAGAGCAGGAGAGATTTAGACAGCTAGGTAAGATCTGTGCTGAGGCGATGAATGCGGCCATCCACAAAATTACCCCTGGACAATCAGAGCATGAGATAGCTGCAATACTTGCATACGAGACCGAATCTAGAGGAGCTTGGCCAATAGTCGATCTAGTTGCAGTCGATGATAGAGTCTATGATTACAGGCATCCTCTACCTACCGACAAAAGACTTTCAAAATATGCCATGCTCGTCCTATGCGGCCGAAAGTGGGGGTTGGTATGTTCTATAACCCGCCTGATCCACTTTGGGAAGCTCCCAGAAGATTTAGCAATAAAGCAGTCTGCTGTGGCTAACGTGGATGCTGCGCTAATACATCATACTCGGCCGAACACAAGGTTATCCGATGTGTTTACCCATGCAATACATGCCTACAAGCAAAATGGTTTTGCTGATGAGTGGAAGCTGCATCACCAGGGCGGCATAGCAGGATACGAAAGTAGAGAGTTCTTTGGCACTCCCACATCACAAGAAATAGTGTATGAAGGACAAGCATATGCTTGGAACCCAAGCATCACTGGAGTAAAGTCTGAAGACACGATACTGGTCGGGGCAGATAACAACGAGGTGCTCACGGACATAACCGATTGGCCTAAGATAGAAGTTGACATAGATGGTCATAAGATATACAGACCAGCGATCTTGGAAATTTCCTAA
- a CDS encoding alpha/beta fold hydrolase, translating into MRNNSFSKSPLIKYYVYGDGETVLFVHGGFSNGRASWKRQIGELAAFAKLIVVDRRGHGSSPKLPRPYTILGDALDILKVADLIGIDRIHLVGHSYGALVALEIALRREIQVETLHLIEPPALSILRNDPAVIDLSENLRRVQRLGPNMGKDWTARLFLEKLQGKDFVEYVASSPTWNKLLLEASRFWYEQFAADYDLDQNDLVNLHVPTWVYVGCQSNQVLVRVSKELCDLLPCCKLVQVPDGTHMLQAESNVLSLQLISLINP; encoded by the coding sequence GTGAGAAATAATAGTTTTTCTAAATCACCCCTTATAAAATACTACGTCTATGGCGATGGGGAGACAGTATTATTTGTTCATGGTGGTTTTAGCAATGGGAGGGCTTCTTGGAAGCGTCAGATAGGCGAGCTCGCAGCCTTCGCAAAGCTTATTGTTGTGGACCGAAGAGGGCATGGGTCAAGTCCAAAATTACCTAGACCTTACACTATCTTGGGAGATGCCTTAGATATTCTCAAAGTGGCAGACCTCATAGGGATCGACAGAATTCATTTGGTAGGTCACTCTTATGGTGCATTAGTAGCTTTGGAAATTGCGTTAAGACGAGAGATCCAAGTCGAGACGCTCCATCTGATAGAACCCCCAGCGCTTAGCATACTTCGGAATGATCCAGCTGTCATAGACCTGTCAGAGAATCTCAGAAGGGTACAGAGACTGGGTCCTAATATGGGTAAAGATTGGACTGCCAGGCTTTTTCTAGAGAAGCTTCAAGGCAAGGATTTTGTGGAGTATGTAGCTAGTTCGCCCACTTGGAACAAACTTTTACTGGAAGCGAGTCGTTTCTGGTATGAACAGTTTGCAGCAGATTATGATCTAGATCAAAATGATCTTGTCAACCTTCATGTTCCTACTTGGGTGTACGTTGGATGCCAGTCTAATCAAGTCCTAGTCCGAGTATCGAAAGAATTGTGCGATCTTTTACCATGTTGCAAGCTGGTACAAGTACCGGATGGTACACATATGCTGCAAGCTGAGAGCAATGTACTCAGCCTGCAGCTAATCTCATTGATTAATCCCTAG
- the menE gene encoding o-succinylbenzoate--CoA ligase, translating into MSESFLLPNWLLYQSKTNANHKALLYGNEVITYRQLYHNVVALASILAKKGVGPHDRIAILSKPSLNFIYAVHAAMQISAIVVPLNTRLSREEVAYQLNTIKPRVLLVDSSNLGKVANMALCDSADIVLMDEMVLNSSPDHSFSSRDYFKSSDPLAIIHTSGTTGKPKGIVLTYGNFWWNAVGSALNIGATPQDIWLACMPLFHVGGMSIIIRSVIYGSSILLHEGFDPESVNYDIEKHDVTLLSVVSTMLRRMIDSRNGVRYESRLRCVLLGGGPIQPDLVLEALNMGLPVAPTYGMTETTSQIATMPPSEVRSRPSSSGRPIMPAVLKVFDENRGYLGPNQEGEIVVEAPMLFSGYWDPKAGILPRESGEFRTGDYGYIDDNGFLYVIDRRDDLIVSGGENISPVEVESVLMSHPEIDDACVTAVADQEWGQIPVASVKLKVGSNLTEEEVRSYCKSRLASYKAPKRVIFVESVPRNAAGKLLRSQVSEMHKRVMSEK; encoded by the coding sequence ATGTCTGAGAGCTTCCTTTTGCCTAACTGGCTTCTATATCAATCTAAAACTAATGCCAATCATAAGGCACTGTTGTATGGGAATGAGGTCATTACTTATCGACAACTTTACCATAATGTTGTGGCTCTTGCTTCGATCTTGGCCAAAAAAGGAGTAGGGCCTCATGACAGAATAGCCATATTATCTAAGCCGTCTCTTAACTTTATATATGCTGTGCATGCAGCCATGCAGATTAGTGCCATTGTGGTTCCCTTAAATACGCGCTTGTCTCGAGAAGAAGTTGCCTACCAACTCAATACGATTAAGCCCAGAGTACTACTTGTTGATAGTTCTAATCTGGGCAAAGTGGCAAATATGGCTCTGTGTGATAGTGCAGATATAGTTTTGATGGATGAAATGGTGTTGAACTCATCCCCAGATCATAGTTTTAGCTCCCGGGATTATTTCAAGTCCAGCGATCCTTTAGCTATCATCCATACCTCTGGCACTACTGGTAAGCCCAAAGGTATAGTTCTGACTTATGGTAATTTCTGGTGGAACGCTGTTGGCTCGGCTCTAAACATAGGAGCTACTCCTCAGGATATCTGGCTAGCCTGTATGCCGTTGTTTCATGTTGGAGGGATGTCTATCATCATTCGCAGCGTTATCTATGGGAGCTCAATTTTACTTCATGAAGGGTTCGATCCTGAATCGGTCAACTATGATATCGAGAAGCACGATGTTACTTTGCTATCGGTAGTCAGCACCATGCTCCGACGGATGATAGATAGCCGAAATGGAGTACGGTACGAGTCACGTTTGAGATGCGTACTCCTAGGTGGAGGTCCTATTCAACCTGATCTTGTGTTAGAGGCGCTAAATATGGGACTACCTGTGGCTCCAACATATGGTATGACCGAGACTACTTCTCAAATAGCGACCATGCCTCCATCAGAGGTACGATCCAGGCCAAGCTCATCGGGAAGACCTATAATGCCAGCGGTTCTGAAGGTTTTTGATGAGAATAGAGGTTATCTGGGTCCAAACCAAGAGGGCGAGATAGTGGTTGAGGCTCCTATGCTCTTTAGCGGCTACTGGGATCCAAAGGCGGGGATCTTACCCAGGGAGAGTGGAGAATTCAGAACTGGGGATTACGGATATATTGACGATAACGGCTTTCTCTATGTGATCGATAGGAGAGATGATCTGATAGTATCTGGTGGGGAGAATATATCTCCAGTTGAAGTTGAAAGTGTGCTTATGTCCCATCCTGAAATAGATGATGCATGTGTTACGGCTGTTGCTGACCAAGAATGGGGTCAGATTCCTGTAGCCAGCGTTAAGTTGAAAGTTGGTTCAAACCTCACTGAGGAGGAAGTAAGATCCTACTGTAAGTCTCGTTTGGCTTCATATAAAGCTCCTAAGAGGGTGATTTTTGTGGAGTCAGTGCCTCGTAATGCAGCGGGCAAGCTCTTGAGGAGCCAGGTGAGTGAGATGCACAAGAGGGTGATGAGTGAGAAATAA
- a CDS encoding 1,4-dihydroxy-2-naphthoate polyprenyltransferase, whose protein sequence is MTGRPAYDQMNMLRAWLLATRLPTLPAAVVPVLVGTAAAIREGHFRPLGFVAALLAALLIQIGTNFINDYYDFLSGADTSNRKGPIRPLQLGLVTPRTMFLAAALCFLIAALLGLYLIYLAGWPILVIGIAAIIAAVTYTGGPIPYGYIGLGDLFVFIFFGLVAVIGTYYVHAESVNGFVLLLSLPVAALVTAILVVNNVRDIDSDKAAGKKTLAVIIGDRAARSEYLVLILVAYLTVIIGVISGILPIWSAAVLFTLPLAIRSTRTVLYSSKGPELNSALKATGRLHLIFGLILSVTLLV, encoded by the coding sequence ATGACTGGCAGGCCCGCATACGATCAAATGAACATGCTCAGGGCTTGGCTGTTAGCTACTAGACTTCCGACCTTACCTGCGGCTGTTGTCCCAGTGTTGGTGGGTACAGCAGCCGCCATCCGAGAGGGTCACTTTCGACCTCTGGGATTCGTTGCTGCGCTCCTTGCGGCTTTACTTATACAGATAGGTACCAACTTCATAAACGATTACTATGATTTTCTCTCCGGTGCCGATACCTCGAACAGAAAAGGCCCCATAAGACCTCTCCAGCTAGGCCTTGTTACTCCTCGAACCATGTTTCTGGCGGCTGCTCTTTGTTTCCTAATTGCAGCTTTGCTTGGCTTATATCTTATCTATCTTGCAGGGTGGCCGATACTTGTTATAGGTATAGCGGCTATCATAGCTGCTGTTACTTATACCGGAGGTCCTATTCCATACGGCTACATAGGCCTAGGTGACTTATTTGTGTTCATTTTCTTTGGCCTAGTGGCTGTCATTGGTACCTACTACGTACATGCAGAGTCTGTAAACGGCTTCGTTTTACTCCTTTCTTTACCTGTTGCTGCGCTAGTTACTGCCATACTGGTAGTCAATAATGTTCGCGATATCGATTCTGACAAAGCTGCTGGCAAGAAAACCCTTGCCGTTATCATTGGTGATCGTGCTGCGCGTAGTGAATACTTAGTACTTATCTTGGTTGCTTATCTTACCGTGATCATTGGTGTCATCTCAGGGATCTTGCCTATTTGGTCTGCAGCGGTTCTCTTCACTTTGCCCCTGGCTATTAGGTCCACGCGGACAGTACTGTACTCTTCTAAAGGGCCAGAATTAAATTCAGCTTTGAAAGCTACAGGTAGATTACATCTGATTTTTGGGTTGATCCTATCAGTGACTTTGCTAGTTTAG
- the menB gene encoding 1,4-dihydroxy-2-naphthoyl-CoA synthase, producing MVQWKKAKEYQDIIYEKAEGIAKVTINRPEVRNAFRPETVKEMIDAFNDIREDPEIGVAILTGAGDKAFCSGGDQRYRGEGGYVGEDNVPRLNVLDLQKQIKYLPKPVIAMVAGYAIGGGHVLHLICDLTIAADNAIFGQTGPKVGSFDAGYGATYMARVVGHKKAREIWYLCRQYTAQEALEMGLVNKVVPLEQLEEETIKWCKELLEKSPIALRFLKAAFNADTDGLAGIQDLAGNATMLYYMTEEAKEGYRAFLEKRKPDFSKFPRLP from the coding sequence ATGGTTCAGTGGAAGAAGGCGAAAGAGTATCAAGACATAATCTATGAGAAAGCGGAGGGTATAGCAAAAGTAACTATCAATCGCCCTGAGGTTAGGAATGCATTTCGGCCTGAAACCGTCAAAGAGATGATAGATGCCTTCAACGATATACGTGAGGATCCTGAGATAGGTGTTGCCATCCTAACTGGTGCAGGAGATAAAGCGTTCTGCTCTGGAGGTGACCAGAGATACAGGGGTGAGGGTGGTTATGTTGGTGAAGATAACGTCCCAAGGCTGAATGTGCTAGATCTTCAAAAGCAGATAAAGTATCTCCCCAAACCAGTTATAGCTATGGTAGCTGGTTATGCTATCGGTGGAGGGCATGTGTTGCACTTGATCTGCGACCTTACTATTGCTGCCGATAATGCTATCTTTGGCCAGACTGGTCCTAAGGTAGGGAGCTTTGATGCAGGCTATGGTGCAACCTACATGGCCCGAGTAGTGGGTCACAAGAAGGCCAGAGAAATATGGTACCTCTGTAGGCAATATACTGCTCAAGAAGCCCTTGAGATGGGTCTAGTAAACAAGGTTGTACCGCTTGAGCAACTGGAAGAGGAGACCATCAAGTGGTGCAAGGAACTCCTTGAGAAGAGTCCCATAGCTCTTAGGTTCCTCAAGGCTGCCTTCAATGCCGACACAGATGGTCTGGCAGGTATCCAAGATCTCGCTGGCAATGCAACGATGCTCTACTACATGACAGAAGAGGCTAAGGAAGGATATAGAGCTTTCCTAGAGAAGAGAAAGCCGGATTTCTCCAAGTTTCCTAGGTTACCCTAA
- the menH gene encoding 2-succinyl-6-hydroxy-2,4-cyclohexadiene-1-carboxylate synthase: MPVALTAGVKTYYETYGSGFPMLLLHGFTGSHHTWEHIIEPLQDHFSLITPDLVGHGLSEAPLEVDKYSMDYAVRCLCELLDLLNVSKYILLGYSMGGRIAMRLALQDTSRVTALILESTSPGIEDEDSRQERLRSDQSLADMIEREGVKSFVDYWESLPLFHTQKKLPENIRLRIRAERLSHRPIGLANSLRGLSAGLDLPIWNQLSSIDCPTLLVAGCEDKKYVEMMRRMHHSMPKSSLEEVEGCGHCVHLEDPDRFVLIVSNFLLHHGLVSKRN, encoded by the coding sequence ATGCCTGTAGCATTGACTGCTGGAGTAAAAACATATTACGAGACTTATGGTAGTGGCTTCCCCATGCTTCTATTGCATGGTTTCACGGGCTCACATCATACATGGGAACATATAATTGAGCCCCTGCAAGACCATTTTTCCCTAATAACTCCTGATCTGGTAGGACATGGCTTGTCTGAAGCCCCTTTAGAGGTTGATAAATATAGTATGGATTATGCGGTGCGATGTTTATGTGAGTTGTTGGACCTTTTGAATGTCAGTAAGTATATTTTGCTCGGATATTCCATGGGCGGACGCATAGCCATGCGTCTGGCTCTTCAGGACACTTCTCGTGTTACTGCCTTGATCCTTGAGAGCACATCTCCTGGGATAGAGGACGAGGATAGCAGACAAGAAAGATTACGTAGTGATCAATCATTGGCCGATATGATTGAAAGAGAGGGAGTGAAATCTTTTGTCGACTATTGGGAGAGCCTCCCGCTATTTCATACCCAAAAAAAGTTACCAGAAAATATCAGGCTGCGGATTAGAGCCGAAAGACTTTCACATAGACCTATAGGCCTAGCTAATAGCCTGCGAGGTCTGAGCGCTGGATTGGATCTGCCTATCTGGAATCAGTTGTCTAGTATAGATTGCCCAACATTATTGGTTGCTGGGTGTGAGGATAAAAAATATGTTGAGATGATGCGTAGAATGCATCATTCTATGCCTAAGTCGAGCTTGGAGGAGGTGGAGGGGTGTGGTCATTGTGTACATCTTGAGGATCCAGATAGATTCGTTTTGATAGTCTCTAATTTTTTATTGCATCATGGGCTTGTTAGTAAGCGTAACTAA
- the menD gene encoding 2-succinyl-5-enolpyruvyl-6-hydroxy-3-cyclohexene-1-carboxylic-acid synthase — protein MSEIGKINLLAARALADELIRCGVEHVCLSPGSRSAPMAIAFAETGRRLWVHFDERSTAFFALGLAKHSRKPVVALCTSGTASSNFYPAVIEASYSATPLIVITCDRPPELVDFGSPQTIDQSKLYGIYPKWHINLPVPSDDFQVDRYLKAVARRAYQTALSFPAGVVHLNFPFREPLIPEEIENRKDDSCEDMHSILTPDLEGTSPLSKASASKISDLLQQSRRGWIVCGYSGGSDHLDSILELSARLGYLLVADRVSNLGIHNVDRSLLISSYDLLLGGDPRYLPEPPEVVLRIGASPTSKNLNRYLRQLDLKFSILLDNFGRWHDPDWAADIVIQSSAKEFVDSVLQFLPDRLNRDVGWLSKWAELDSLVSCKLAETVLGINNALFEGRIFFELSDALPAGSQIFVGNSMPVRDLETYFPFTDKAFHIFANRGANGIDGVLSTATGVAASSGKPVFLVIGDLSFAHDAIALSISVKHSIPIKVILVNNNGGGIFSLLPYRNHEEFFELLFGTPHNLELGRVAGALGVRYHPCSSWQEFRDAVLECQNLEGPDLIEIRTDRDINRKIRADIRQEIQKYIASMNPI, from the coding sequence ATGAGTGAAATTGGAAAGATTAACCTATTGGCAGCTAGAGCTCTAGCTGATGAGTTGATTAGATGCGGTGTGGAGCATGTGTGTTTAAGTCCTGGCTCCCGATCCGCTCCTATGGCTATAGCTTTTGCTGAGACAGGTCGTAGACTCTGGGTGCATTTCGATGAACGTTCTACGGCGTTCTTCGCTTTGGGGTTAGCTAAGCACTCCCGAAAACCCGTAGTGGCCCTGTGTACATCAGGTACGGCATCATCTAATTTCTATCCGGCTGTTATAGAAGCTAGTTATTCTGCTACACCGTTGATAGTCATTACCTGTGACAGACCACCCGAGCTTGTTGATTTTGGATCTCCACAAACTATCGATCAGAGTAAGTTGTATGGTATTTATCCTAAGTGGCATATAAATCTGCCTGTCCCATCGGATGATTTTCAGGTAGATAGATATCTGAAAGCTGTGGCTAGAAGGGCTTATCAGACTGCACTATCTTTTCCTGCCGGTGTAGTACACCTCAATTTTCCTTTCAGAGAACCCCTTATACCTGAGGAAATCGAAAATAGGAAAGATGATTCTTGCGAGGATATGCATTCTATCCTTACGCCTGATCTTGAGGGGACTTCTCCTCTCTCGAAAGCATCAGCGAGTAAGATATCGGATTTGCTACAGCAGTCTAGGAGAGGTTGGATAGTATGTGGTTATTCTGGAGGTAGTGACCATCTGGATTCCATCCTGGAGCTTTCGGCTAGGCTCGGCTATTTGCTAGTAGCTGATCGTGTTTCTAATCTTGGTATTCATAATGTAGATAGAAGCTTACTTATCTCTAGCTATGATCTGCTATTGGGTGGAGATCCTCGCTACTTACCCGAACCTCCAGAGGTAGTACTGAGGATTGGAGCTTCTCCTACATCCAAGAATCTCAACCGTTATCTTAGACAATTAGATCTCAAATTCAGTATTTTGCTCGATAATTTTGGCCGATGGCATGATCCTGATTGGGCTGCGGACATAGTTATACAATCGAGTGCTAAAGAGTTTGTTGATTCAGTTCTCCAGTTCCTGCCTGATAGATTGAATCGAGACGTAGGTTGGTTGAGTAAGTGGGCTGAGCTGGACAGTCTAGTTTCCTGCAAACTAGCAGAGACCGTACTTGGAATCAACAATGCTCTATTCGAAGGGCGTATTTTCTTTGAACTATCGGATGCTCTTCCGGCTGGCTCTCAAATATTTGTCGGTAACAGTATGCCAGTCAGAGACTTAGAAACTTACTTCCCATTTACAGACAAGGCATTTCATATCTTTGCTAACAGGGGTGCCAACGGTATAGATGGAGTTTTGTCCACTGCCACTGGAGTAGCGGCATCATCAGGTAAACCTGTTTTTCTTGTGATAGGAGACTTGTCCTTTGCACATGACGCCATAGCTTTGTCAATATCAGTTAAACATTCTATCCCCATAAAAGTGATACTGGTCAACAACAATGGAGGTGGCATATTCTCGCTGCTACCATACAGAAACCATGAAGAATTCTTTGAATTGCTTTTTGGGACTCCTCATAATCTTGAATTAGGGCGCGTTGCTGGAGCCTTGGGGGTCAGATACCATCCTTGCAGTAGCTGGCAGGAGTTCCGAGATGCGGTATTAGAATGCCAAAATTTGGAAGGCCCGGACTTAATTGAGATACGTACCGACCGCGATATAAATAGAAAGATTCGGGCTGACATTCGCCAGGAAATACAAAAGTATATAGCATCTATGAACCCAATTTAG